The following are encoded in a window of Arthrobacter antioxidans genomic DNA:
- a CDS encoding WXG100 family type VII secretion target, producing the protein MAIQIDYAAMENEAAALQTAASDFESSLATLLSRITNLTSPSGGFSTEVASGKFGTSYQDFDHQARNLIPALHAFQSDLRNSIDRFKTADGAV; encoded by the coding sequence ATGGCCATTCAGATCGATTACGCCGCTATGGAAAACGAGGCGGCTGCCCTCCAGACCGCCGCCAGTGACTTCGAATCATCATTGGCAACACTTCTGAGCCGGATCACCAATCTCACCTCGCCCTCGGGCGGCTTCTCGACCGAAGTGGCGAGTGGCAAGTTCGGGACGAGTTACCAGGACTTCGATCACCAGGCCCGCAACCTCATTCCTGCTCTCCACGCCTTCCAGTCGGATCTGAGAAACTCCATTGACCGCTTCAAGACTGCTGACGGCGCCGTCTGA
- a CDS encoding RDD family protein, which yields MSAQTEQPAPLTDRPAEAASTARRSLAYGIDAALVVVPAAAAVWWTAAHSFSPRPLFGWMTLGAILLVAVLVLFVYAAQNAGTGQTLGKRLAGIRVLRAEDLTTTDYSDALSRGFSYLLGVLGLGIAPIVAAVRRTARRGAGVEDWTVWPHRLDGSRVIDVRHGPDPLKPAEETFALYPEEWIADDEAATVSVSPLPAPAWSPAHRDTAEPDAVTHPAADATPRTTPDSSAERRRSETTRLRWALAARALITTTSIVGLLGALVATGHLLQPAPPRPADEREVLAGTIGNALPVTGYSGTGFPDYATTADWSIPVPASATTVATRAHIYTLDDRTLTAFDALTGTVAATLPLTSSVDVAAETQYDGAPGLFWSVGDTAYGWSPERGSEAFSAEIPAGATPYAAGAELLFVSAPDDDGNYAAWRFGPSGFAAMTVPQGFVPGALTGETLVSTNAGGEVTVTGADGSEVTSYPLQAPTGNVSFGRTVAVGHNTIAAVWSPFPDSSSPSTPVTVATYAADTGTLKSFITTTFERTDSAPSWLWGGDGTWASYAGFAFEVGSGRAVVDLAAQGVEATTVVGAGVLGQGPQGNTYATGSDAWAISGVVPLIVDESGAVVKTSRATVEKYSARQDDR from the coding sequence GTGTCAGCGCAGACGGAGCAGCCTGCTCCCCTGACCGACCGCCCGGCCGAGGCGGCCTCCACCGCACGCAGGTCCCTGGCCTACGGGATCGACGCGGCGCTCGTCGTCGTGCCCGCGGCCGCCGCGGTCTGGTGGACGGCAGCGCACTCCTTCTCCCCGCGTCCCCTGTTCGGCTGGATGACGCTGGGGGCGATCCTGCTCGTGGCGGTGCTGGTGCTGTTCGTCTACGCCGCGCAGAACGCGGGCACCGGCCAGACCCTCGGCAAGCGCCTGGCCGGCATCCGGGTGCTGCGGGCGGAGGACCTCACCACCACGGACTACTCCGATGCCCTGTCCCGAGGGTTCTCCTACCTGCTGGGCGTCCTGGGGCTGGGCATCGCCCCCATCGTCGCGGCCGTCCGCCGCACTGCCCGCCGCGGCGCCGGGGTCGAGGACTGGACGGTCTGGCCGCACCGGCTGGACGGCTCCCGCGTCATCGATGTCCGGCACGGCCCGGACCCCCTGAAGCCTGCCGAAGAGACGTTCGCGCTGTACCCCGAGGAGTGGATCGCCGACGACGAGGCCGCCACGGTGTCCGTCTCCCCCCTGCCCGCACCGGCCTGGTCCCCCGCCCATCGGGACACCGCGGAGCCCGACGCCGTGACACACCCCGCGGCAGACGCCACACCGAGGACCACTCCCGACTCGTCCGCCGAGCGCCGCAGGTCGGAGACCACAAGGCTGCGCTGGGCGCTCGCAGCACGGGCGCTCATCACCACGACCTCCATCGTGGGCCTGCTCGGTGCGCTCGTCGCCACCGGCCACCTGCTGCAGCCGGCTCCGCCCAGGCCCGCCGACGAGCGGGAGGTCCTGGCGGGAACCATCGGGAACGCGCTCCCGGTGACCGGCTACTCGGGTACCGGCTTCCCGGACTACGCCACGACGGCGGACTGGAGCATCCCGGTCCCGGCGTCGGCCACCACCGTGGCCACCCGGGCACACATCTACACCCTGGACGACCGCACCCTGACGGCGTTCGACGCCCTCACCGGCACCGTGGCGGCCACGCTGCCGCTGACCTCCAGCGTGGACGTCGCGGCCGAAACCCAGTACGACGGCGCCCCGGGCCTCTTCTGGTCCGTGGGCGACACGGCCTACGGCTGGTCCCCCGAGCGCGGCAGCGAGGCGTTCTCCGCGGAGATCCCGGCGGGGGCCACGCCCTATGCCGCCGGCGCCGAGCTGCTGTTCGTCTCGGCACCCGACGACGACGGCAACTACGCCGCCTGGCGATTCGGGCCGTCGGGCTTCGCCGCCATGACCGTGCCGCAGGGATTCGTGCCCGGCGCACTGACCGGGGAGACGCTGGTGAGCACGAACGCCGGCGGGGAGGTCACGGTCACCGGAGCGGACGGCAGCGAGGTGACCTCCTATCCCCTGCAGGCGCCGACGGGCAATGTCTCCTTCGGACGCACCGTCGCGGTGGGTCACAACACCATCGCCGCGGTGTGGTCGCCGTTCCCCGACAGCTCCAGCCCCTCCACCCCGGTGACGGTCGCCACGTACGCGGCGGACACGGGGACGCTCAAGTCCTTCATCACCACGACGTTCGAGCGCACCGACAGCGCGCCATCGTGGTTGTGGGGAGGGGATGGCACCTGGGCCTCGTACGCGGGCTTCGCCTTCGAGGTGGGCTCGGGCCGCGCCGTCGTCGATCTTGCGGCGCAGGGCGTCGAAGCCACCACGGTGGTGGGCGCCGGCGTCCTCGGGCAGGGCCCGCAGGGCAACACGTACGCGACGGGCTCGGACGCGTGGGCCATTTCCGGGGTGGTGCCGCTGATCGTGGACGAATCCGGCGCAGTAGTGAAGACCAGCAGGGCGACGGTCGAGAAGTACTCGGCACGTCAGGACGATCGCTAG
- a CDS encoding alpha/beta hydrolase, protein MRPTDWFPLTGGDPAPGNPAAWQQLVRFLLSRRDELNDQAHKLGSHLPVEGSGNRIENLRAMLAGTQIFASRLAEQFDTAAETFHSWRNTLDGLQVQSAAALSRAQAAQEDLESARASITALEEEAARDSSWDPLIGLELDGMLWIDGHRDAAVAAEKVIAEQQQFVDQLRVEYRDKAAAMNTTAIFRDLDALDVTMYSSASAAAQAITNSDVDLSVLEASFRSAQYGTAEYKELLDNLSLMTPAQLSTFFLMHPALVSYPVPVSADTIANTAAAKNWWAALSLDQQAALIQFAPGMIGNTEGVTYGARDEANRILLANALVAPTTPEHVRTALRSLDDAAHATNNKSAERYIMSLDLSGYRKRDKYDTDTNPRDDVLAAVAIGNVDTATAVSILTPGMNNDVAGSMSDLTTAAQKLHDQQGAMYLNAGEQADQHAMVAWMGYETPPPSLTAGESVLGDHLARQGGDRLARTADGLNITRNYRSTLNLVGHSYGTTTTGEALRIMETKADTVTLLASAGVTEGTVDQANDGSGLAVESDSAGNPNIFYTQASSDNVAGLGVFGSGRDIPDDIDGSTEFSAGGGYDTFGNYYGDTDAHDLYGDDESPVQGYLSSGTSSLYYAALTSTGHGESMGQLVPTMVEWKTTYRGDVYSVPREHPVTPAQMREAYDYTDEEWKQLSNGETR, encoded by the coding sequence ATGCGGCCCACCGACTGGTTCCCGCTGACCGGGGGCGACCCTGCGCCGGGCAACCCTGCGGCATGGCAACAGTTGGTGCGCTTCCTGCTCTCGCGGCGCGACGAGCTGAACGACCAGGCGCACAAGTTGGGCAGCCATCTGCCGGTCGAAGGATCCGGGAACCGTATCGAGAATCTGCGGGCGATGCTCGCCGGCACCCAGATCTTCGCCTCCCGGCTCGCGGAGCAGTTCGATACTGCCGCTGAGACCTTCCACTCGTGGCGCAACACCCTGGACGGACTCCAGGTGCAGTCCGCAGCAGCGCTGAGTCGCGCGCAGGCCGCGCAGGAGGACCTCGAATCCGCTCGGGCGAGCATCACCGCACTGGAGGAGGAGGCTGCCCGCGATTCCTCCTGGGACCCGCTGATCGGGCTGGAGCTCGACGGGATGCTGTGGATCGACGGCCACAGGGACGCCGCCGTCGCCGCCGAAAAAGTCATCGCTGAGCAGCAACAATTCGTCGACCAACTCCGGGTGGAGTACAGGGACAAGGCGGCAGCGATGAATACCACTGCCATCTTCAGGGATCTCGATGCACTCGATGTCACGATGTATTCTTCGGCCTCGGCTGCGGCGCAGGCCATCACCAATTCCGACGTGGACCTCAGCGTCCTCGAAGCGTCGTTCCGCAGCGCCCAGTACGGCACCGCGGAGTACAAGGAGCTTCTCGACAATCTGTCCCTGATGACTCCAGCCCAGCTATCGACCTTCTTCCTGATGCACCCCGCCCTCGTCAGCTACCCCGTCCCGGTCTCCGCTGACACGATCGCCAACACGGCGGCGGCGAAGAACTGGTGGGCAGCTCTCAGCCTGGATCAGCAGGCAGCGCTGATCCAGTTCGCGCCCGGCATGATCGGCAACACGGAGGGCGTCACGTACGGCGCACGCGACGAAGCAAACCGCATCCTCCTTGCCAACGCCCTGGTGGCTCCGACCACACCGGAGCACGTCAGGACTGCGCTGAGAAGCCTGGATGACGCGGCACACGCTACGAACAACAAATCAGCGGAACGTTACATCATGAGCCTTGACCTTTCCGGCTACCGCAAGCGGGACAAGTACGACACCGACACGAACCCACGTGACGACGTCCTCGCAGCCGTCGCAATCGGGAACGTCGACACAGCCACCGCCGTATCGATCCTCACGCCCGGCATGAACAACGACGTCGCTGGCAGCATGAGCGATCTGACCACTGCAGCGCAGAAGCTTCACGATCAACAAGGCGCCATGTACCTGAACGCCGGAGAGCAAGCCGATCAGCATGCGATGGTCGCGTGGATGGGGTACGAAACCCCGCCGCCGAGCCTTACCGCTGGTGAATCGGTACTGGGGGATCACCTTGCACGGCAGGGCGGCGACCGACTGGCGAGGACCGCCGACGGCCTGAACATCACCCGAAACTATCGCTCGACATTGAACCTTGTTGGTCATTCCTATGGCACCACCACTACCGGCGAGGCACTGCGGATCATGGAGACCAAGGCCGACACAGTGACCCTGCTGGCGTCTGCGGGAGTTACGGAGGGGACCGTCGACCAGGCGAATGACGGTTCTGGCCTCGCTGTCGAATCCGATTCCGCCGGTAATCCGAACATTTTCTATACCCAGGCCAGCAGCGACAACGTCGCAGGACTGGGCGTTTTCGGCAGCGGGCGAGATATTCCTGATGACATCGATGGTTCCACCGAGTTCTCCGCCGGCGGAGGTTACGACACGTTCGGCAATTACTACGGGGATACCGATGCGCACGACCTGTACGGGGATGACGAATCTCCTGTCCAGGGATACCTGTCCAGCGGCACATCAAGCCTGTACTACGCTGCCCTGACGAGCACCGGCCACGGCGAGTCGATGGGACAACTGGTGCCGACCATGGTCGAGTGGAAGACGACTTACAGAGGTGACGTGTACTCGGTTCCGCGCGAGCACCCTGTTACCCCAGCACAAATGAGAGAAGCGTACGACTACACCGATGAAGAGTGGAAGCAATTGAGCAACGGCGAAACCCGATGA